The Lycium ferocissimum isolate CSIRO_LF1 chromosome 10, AGI_CSIRO_Lferr_CH_V1, whole genome shotgun sequence genome window below encodes:
- the LOC132033468 gene encoding uncharacterized protein LOC132033468, translated as MGRRSSQRRNAAMLDSDDTDSVSSSSTTRSDMMLSGLEEVQFDKETVLDQCVDALYEKRGSTREKALTSIIEAFNSNIQHEFVEKKFATLLQQCLSSIKRGSSKEIALASHVIGLLALTAGPGDKAHEILEESVSPISDALKSRSDNSKISSLLECLAIITFVGGEEPEETEKSMQLMWQVINPKLGPNVATAKPSPAMITAVVSSWSFLLTTMDGWTLNPKSWQGSISYFSTLLDKEDRSVRIAAGESLALVFEVGSLEKFSGESKGSSDSSTTDEANKSRELLHIQGLRAKVLNQVRILSAEAGGKGSAKKDLNNQRNTFRDILEFLGDGYSPESSTKIGGEPFSTTTWAQLIQLNFLKHFLGGGFVKHMQENEFLHDVFEFTPKKKLPGSEQRVSGTEKRMYKSPNSALNKARTQFINKQRMLSQDKNVGYYTGGDEF; from the exons ATGGGTAGAA GAAGTTCACAACGTAGGAATGCTGCTATGCTGGATAGTGATGACACGGATAGCGTGAGTTCATCGTCAACTACTCGGTCGGATATGATGTTGTCTGGTTTGGAGGAGGTTCAGTTTGATAAGGAGACTGTCCTTGATCAATGCGTGGACGCCCTTTACGAGAAAAG GGGCTCAACAAGAGAGAAGGCTTTGACATCTATTATAGAAGCATTCAATAGCAACATACAACATGAATTTGTCGAAaagaa GTTTGCTACATTATTGCAACAATGTTTGAGTTCCATTAAACGTGGTTCCTCCAAGGAGATAGCTTTGGCATCTCATGTTATTG GGCTTCTTGCTTTAACTGCTGGCCCTGGGGACAAAGCACACGAGATCCTGGAAGAATCAGTATCACCTATCTCAGACGCTCTTAAATCTCGGTCTGATAATTCTAAAATATCCTCG CTACTTGAGTGTTTGGCCATTATTACCTTTGTTGGTGGCGAAGAACCGGAGGAAACAGAAAAGTCGATGCAATTGATGTGGCAAGTCATTAATCCAAAACTGGGTCCTAAT GTGGCTACTGCTAAACCTTCACCAGCAATGATAACAGCAGTTGTATCTTCTTGGTCTTTCCTCCTTACTACCATGGATGGATGGACACTTAACCCAAAAAGTTGGCAAGG GTCAATCTCCTACTTCTCAACTCTTCTAGACAAGGAAGACCGATCTGTGCGCATTGCAGCAGGCGAATCACTTGCTTTAGTTTTTGAAGTCGGGAGTTTGGAAAAGTTTTCTGGTGAATCTAAAGGATCTAGTGACAGCTCCACCACAGATGAAGCTAACAAATCTAGGGAATTATTACATATACAGGGATTAAGGGCAAAAGTCCTGAACCAGGTAAGAATCCTTTCGGCAGAGGCTGGAGGTAAAGGATCAGCCAAGAAGGATCTCAACAACCAAAGAAACACATTTCGAGATATACTGGAATTTCTTGGG GATGGGTATAGTCCCGAGTCCTCAACCAAGATTGGTGGTGAACCATTTAGCACAACTACTTGGGCTCAACTGATACAG TTAAACTTCCTAAAGCACTTCCTTGGAGGAGGATTCGTGAAGCATATGCAG GAAAATGAGTTTCTTCATGATGTATTTGAATTCACACCAAAGAAGAAACTCCCGGGTTCTGAGCAACGTGTATCTGGAACTGAAAAG AGAATGTACAAGTCACCAAATTCAGCCCTTAACAAGGCCAGGACTCAGTTCATCAACAAGCAAAGAATGTTGTCCCAG GACAAGAATGTCGGCTACTATACAGGTGGTGATGAATTCTGA
- the LOC132034814 gene encoding cyclin-D3-2-like: MDENRENVPALSEYPVINYNFNTSFIQRMEILLLNILGWNMSCVTPFAFIKYFVSRFCRENSRKHSTRIKTVQIIMSVLGDVRLMSHRPSVIAAAAALLAVNEDLTREEVENEIYVLHLNGFLEIDNVWCCYYKLLELN, encoded by the exons atggatgaaaacagAGAAAATGTGCCAGCATTATCAGAATATCCAGTGATAAATTACAACTTTAATACGAGTTTTATACAGAGAATGGAGATTTTACTTCTTAACATACTTGGTTGGAATATGAGTTGTGTCACTCCTTTTGCTTTCATAAAATACTTTGTATCAAGATTCTGcagagaaaattcaagaaaacactcTACTAGAATCAAAACTGTTCAAATCATCATGAGTGTACTTGGAG ATGTGAGGTTAATGAGTCACAGGCCGTCTGTAATAGCAGCAGCTGCAGCATTATTAGCAGTAAACGAAGATTTGACTAGAGAAGAAGtggagaatgagatatatgtCTTGCATTTAAatggatttcttgaaatt GATAATGTGTGGTGCTGCTATTATAAATTGCTAGAGCTGAACTAG
- the LOC132034812 gene encoding LOW QUALITY PROTEIN: cyclin-D5-3-like (The sequence of the model RefSeq protein was modified relative to this genomic sequence to represent the inferred CDS: deleted 1 base in 1 codon) — protein MENSETLTEEKQVTEQENERSEDDDDDGYGDDNNEMNYVQLLIGNEIASGGLNDQEASEIINDNWIQEARYHAIHYINRVSNSRHGFRFGMQTMYTSVIYLDRFLATRTINIGEYWAVRLLSMACLSLAAKMDETRGNVPALSQYPLNNYDINPIDITQMELLVLDVLNWDMSFVTPFSFTKYFVSRFCRQNSRKHSTRMKTVEIIMSVLRDVRLMNHRPSVIAAAATLLALNKNLTREEMEIEIYALRLNGFLQIDNVCYCYYKLLELN, from the exons ATGGAAAATTCAG AAACTTTGACTGAAGAAAAACAAGTAACTGAACAAGAAAATGAACGTAGCGaagatgatgacgatgatggtTATGGTGATGATAATAATGAGATGAATTACGTACAGTTATTAATTGGCAATGAAATCGCTAGTGGTGGACTAAATGATCAAGAAGCTTCAGAAATTATTAATGACAATTGGATTCAAGAAGCTCGCTATCATGCAATCCATTATATTAACAGAGTTAGTAAT TCAAGGCATGGATTTCGATTTGGAATGCAAACAATGTACACATCAGTGATATATCTTGACAGATTTCTTGCCACACGAACAATTAAT ATTGGAGAATACTGGGCAGTGAGGTTATTATCAATGGCCTGTTTATCATTGGCTgca aaaatggatgaaactagAGGAAATGTGCCAGCATTATCACAATATCCCTTGAATAATTACGACATTAATCCGATTGACATAACGCAAATGGAGCTTTTGGTTCTCGATGTACTCAATTGGGATATGAGTTTTGTCACTCCTTTttctttcacaaaatattttgtATCAAGATTCTGCagacaaaattcaagaaaacactcTACTAGAATGAAAACTGTGGAAATTATCATGAGTGTACTTAGAg ATGTGAGGTTAATGAATCACAGACCATCTGTAATAGCAGCAGCTGCAACATTATTAGCATTGAACAAAAACTTGACCAGAGAAGAAATGGAGATTGAGATATATGCCTTGCGTTTAAATGGATTTCTTCAAATT GATAATGTGTGTTACTGCTACTATAAATTGCTAGAGCTGAACTAG
- the LOC132034811 gene encoding cyclin-D5-2-like, with protein sequence MEEDWGDIFNGLQEIDSEQEIQETETDVGEDTEYFVEQMLKKETKITIAGLNNTVSSRIIRHAWLLEARHIAIDNIVRTGGKFAFRKITAYTAVIYVDRFFSIMQVESERIWIAKLLSTACLHLAADKWEDFEVYLPEYAEFTNFDTRTIINMKDFVVKEFGGTKTCVTPIRFIKYFISKFCKDDSRIEYAKIKTVEVIMSTLGGNYY encoded by the exons ATGGAAGAAGATTGGGGTGATATTTTTAATGGCCTTCAAGAAATTGACAGTgaacaagaaattcaagaaactgAAACAGATGTTGGAGAAGATACTGAATATTTCGTCGAGCAAATGcttaaaaaagaaacaaaaattacCATTGCTGGACTCAACAACACAGTTTCTTCAAGAATTATCCGCCATGCCTGGCTTCTAGAAGCTCGCCATATTGCAATCGACAACATTGTTAGA ACGGGAGGAAAATTTGCGTTCAGAAAAATCACAGCATACACAGCAGTGATTTATGTTGACAGGTTTTTTTCAATAATGCAAGTAGAA AGTGAAAGAATCTGGATAGCAAAGTTACTGTCAACGGCATGTTTACATTTGGCTGCTGATAAATGGGAGGATTTTGAAGTATACTTACCAGAATATGCGGAATTTACCAATTTTGATACGAGAACCATAATCAATATGAAGGACTTTGTTGTTAAAGAATTTGGAGGGACAAAGACTTGTGTTACTCCTATACGTTTTatcaaatatttcatatcaaaattCTGCAAAGATGATTCAAGAATAGAGTACGCCAAAATCAAAACTGTGGAAGTCATCATGAGTACACTTGGAGGTAATTACTACTAA
- the LOC132034810 gene encoding aladin-like encodes MLREAAQGGICIWAASYPGNTASVRSGVTLATLSRVSGTKWTLVDFLRSPEEEQITALSWSPNGKYLASASFESSSFIIWDVAQGVGTPIRRGLGGISLLRWSPSGDYFLSAKFDGTFYLWETNTWMSEPWSSTNGFVMGAAWDPDGSRILIAFSETSTLGSRC; translated from the exons ATGTTGAGAGAGGCAGCTCAG GGTGGCATTTGCATTTGGGCTGCTTCATATCCAGGCAACACAGCTTCAGTAAGATCAGGTGTCACATTGGCCACTCTCTCTAGAGTGTCGGGAACTAAATGGACTCTAGTGGACTTCCTTCGAAGTCCTGAAGAAGAACAAATTACTGCACTTTCGTGGAGCCCGAATGGAAAGTATTTGGCATCAGCTTCATTTGAGAGCTCTTCATTCATCATTTGGGATGTTGCTCAAGGAGTCGGAACACCAATTCGACGTGGCTTAGGGGGAATATCTTTGTTGAGATGGTCCCCATCGGGAGACTATTTCTTGTCTGCGAAATTTGATGGGACATTCTATCTATGGGAGACTAATACATGGATGTCAGAACCATGGTCGTCAACAAATGGTTTTGTGATGGGAGCAGCTTGGGATCCTGATGGTAGTAGAATACTCATTGCTTTCTCTGAAACTTCAACATTGGGTTCCAGatgttag
- the LOC132033469 gene encoding calcium-transporting ATPase 1-like, protein MEEYIKENYGEVKPKNSSEEALQRWRKLCWLVKNPKRRFRFTANLSKRVEARAIQRSNQEKLRVAVLVSQAALSFIQGVSYTVPKEVKDAGFQICGDELGSIVEGHNLRKLKVHGAVEGIAKKLTTCTTNGIRTSADLLSRRKEIYGINKFIENPPRGFWIFVWEALQDTTLMILAVCAFVSLVVGIMTEGWPKGAHDGLGIVASILLVVFVTATSDYRQSLQFKDLDKEKKKIAVQVTRNGYRQKLSIYDLLPGDIVHLAIGDQVPADGLFLSGFSLLIDESSLTGESEPVNVTAENPFLLSGTKVRDGSCRMLITTVGMRTQWGKLMATLSEGGDDETPLQVKLNGVATIIGKIGLFFAVITFAVLVQGLYSRKLGEGSHWSWSMDDAQGMLEYFAIAVTIVVVAVPEGLPLAVTLSLAFAMKKMMNDKALVRHLAACETMGSATTICSDKTGTLTTNHMTVVKACIGSKIIETESSKDGSSFYSEVSNSILRILIQSIFNNTGGEIVKNEDGKIEILGTPTETALLEFGLLLGGNFQEVRQSSKLVKVEPFNSTKKRMGVVIELPGKGLRAHCKGASEIILASCDSFLNSSGETVPLDEASINHLKDTIDLFANEALRTLCLAYKDISDEYPAQDPIPFEGYTCIGIIGIKDPVRPGVKESVAICRSAGITVRMVTGDNINTAKAIARECGILTDDGIAIEGPVFRMKTEAELQEIIPKLQVMARSSPMDKHTLVKLLRTTFQEVVAVTGDGTNDAPALHEADIGLAMGIAGTEVAKESADVIILDDNFSTIVTVAKWGRSVYVNIQKFVQFQLTVNVVALIVNFSSACLTGSAPLTAVQLLWVNMIMDTLGALALATEPPNGDLMKRTPVGRKGNFISNVMWRNILGQSFYQFVVIWYLQTAGKALFHLDGSDAELILNTVIFNSFVFCQVFNEISSRDMEKINVFNGILDNYVFVAVLSCTALFQIIIVEFLGTFASTCPLTWHQWFISVAIGFLGMPIAAAIKMIPVGSS, encoded by the exons ATGGAGGAGTACATTAAGGAGAATTATGGAGAAGTGAAACCGAAGAATTCATCTGAGGAAGCACTTCAGAGATGGAGGAAACTGTGTTGGCTCGTCAAAAATCCCAAGCGTAGGTTTAGATTTACAGCCAACTTATCCAAGCGAGTTGAAGCTCGCGCTATACAGCGATCCAATCAG GAAAAACTAAGAGTCGCTGTTCTGGTTTCACAAGCTGCACTTAGCTTTATTCAAG GAGTAAGTTACACTGTCCCAAAGGAAGTGAAAGATGCCGGGTTTCAAATATGTGGTGATGAACTGGGTTCAATAGTCGAGGGCCACAATTTGAGGAAGCTGAAAGTTCATGGTGCGGTTGAGGGTATTGCAAAAAAGCTAACAACATGTACCACCAATGGTATTCGTACTTCTGCTGATTTGCTTAGTCGACGGAAAGAAATTTATGGAATCAATAAGTTTATTGAGAACCCACCAAGGGGATTCTGGATTTTTGTATGGGAAGCTCTTCAAGATACAACCCTCATGATACTTGCTGTTTGTGCTTTTGTATCTTTGGTTGTTGGCATAATGACCGAAGGATGGCCAAAGGGTGCACATGATGGACTTGGTATTGTTGCAAGTATCCTGCTGGTTGTATTTGTTACTGCTACAAGTGACTATAGACAGTCTTTACAGTTTAAGGATTTagataaagagaagaaaaagattGCAGTTCAGGTCACTAGAAATGGCTACAGGCAAAAATTATCAATATATGATTTACTTCCTGGTGATATTGTTCATCTTGCTATTGGGGATCAGGTACCAGCTGATGGACTCTTCCTTTCTGGATTTTCTTTGTTGATAGATGAATCAAGTTTAACAGGAGAGAGTGAACCCGTTAACGTGACTGCTGAAAATCCTTTTCTCCTCTCTGGAACCAAAGTTCGTGATGGCTCGTGTAGAATGCTTATCACTACTGTGGGGATGAGAACCCAGTGGGGTAAACTTATGGCTACTCTTAGTGAAGGAGGAGATGATGAGACCCCATTGCAGGTTAAACTGAATGGAGTGGCAACTATTATTGGTAAAATAGGTCTGTTTTTTGCTGTCATCACATTTGCTGTCTTGGTGCAAGGCTTATATAGCCGCAAACTAGGGGAAGGGTCCCACTGGAGCTGGTCTATGGATGATGCCCAAGGAATGCTGGAATACTTTGCTATCGCAGTTACAATTGTCGTGGTTGCTGTTCCTGAGGGACTTCCTTTGGCTGTGACATTGAGTCTGGCATTTGCaatgaagaaaatgatgaatGATAAGGCACTTGTACGCCATTTGGCTGCTTGTGAGACTATGGGTTCTGCAACTACCATCTGTAGTGACAAGACTGGGACACTAACGACTAATCATATGACAGTTGTAAAAGCATGCATCGGCAGTAAAATCATAGAAACTGAAAGCTCTAAGGATGGTTCTAGTTTCTACTCTGAAGTTTCTAATTCTATATTGAGAATACTAATCCAGTCTATATTCAATAATACTGGGGGAGAAATAGTTAAGAATGAAGATGGAAAAATTGAAATCCTGGGAACACCGACTGAAACTGCTCTTTTGGAGTTTGGTCTTTTGCTTGGAGGGAATTTCCAGGAAGTGCGTCAATCATCTAAACTTGTAAAGGTTGAGCCGTTCAATTCAACGAAGAAGAGAATGGGTGTAGTTATAGAACTTCCTGGAAAAGGTCTCCGTGCACACTGTAAAGGAGCATCTGAAATAATTTTGGCTTCATGTGACAGCTTCCTAAACTCTAGCGGCGAGACTGTTCCTCTAGATGAAGCTTCAATTAACCATCTGAAAGATACGATTGACCTATTTGCTAATGAAGCTCTTCGAACTTTGTGTCTTGCCTACAAGGACATCAGTGATGAGTACCCTGCTCAAGATCCTATCCCCTTTGAGGGATATACCTGCATAGGAATTATAGGCATTAAAGATCCCGTTCGTCCTGGTGTCAAGGAGTCTGTCGCAATTTGTAGGTCAGCTGGAATCACTGTGAGAATGGTCACTGGTGACAACATAAATACTGCTAAGGCAATTGCTAGAGAATGTGGAATTCTGACTGATGATGGTATTGCAATCGAAGGTCCAGTATTTAGGATGAAGACTGAGGCTGAGCTGCAGGAAATTATTCCAAAGTTACAG GTGATGGCACGTTCTTCTCCAATGGATAAACATACGCTAGTGAAACTTTTACGTACTACCTTCCAAGAAGTTGTTGCAGTGACTGGAGACGGTACTAATGATGCTCCTGCCCTTCATGAAGCAGATATAGGTCTTGCTATGGGTATTGCTGGAACTGAG GTAGCTAAAGAGAGTGCTGACGTTATAATTTTAGATGATAATTTCTCAACAATTGTGACTGTGGCCAAATGGGGACGCTCAGTTTATGTGAATATTCAAAAGTTCGTTCAGTTTCAGCTGACCGTAAATGTGGTTGCCTTGATTGTCAACTTTTCTTCAGCGTGTTTGACAG GGAGTGCTCCGCTTACTGCTGTTCAGCTTCTATGGGTCAACATGATCATGGACACACTGGGAGCTCTTGCGCTAGCTACTGAACCTCCTAATGGTGACTTGATGAAGCGTACGCCTGTAGGAAGGAAGGGGAACTTCATTAGCAATGTCATGTGGAGGAATATTTTGGGACAATCTTTTTACCAATTTGTAGTCATATGGTATCTTCAAACTGCTGGCAAAGCTCTCTTTCATCTTGATGGCTCAGATGCTGAGTTGATTCTGAACACAGTCATTTTCAACTCTTTTGTGTTCTGTCAG GTTTTCAATGAGATTAGCTCAAGAGATATGGAAAAGATAAATGTCTTCAATGGTATATTGGACAACTATGTTTTTGTTGCCGTTCTCAGCTGTACAGCTCTTTTCCAAATCATTATTGTTGAATTCCTTGGCACCTTTGCAAGCACTTGTCCTCTTACATGGCACCAGTGGTTTATAAGTGTTGCAATTGGATTCCTGGGAATGCCGATTGCTGCTGCCATCAAGATGATCCCAGTAGGATCAAGCTGA